The following coding sequences lie in one Sedimentibacter sp. MB35-C1 genomic window:
- a CDS encoding DNA-binding domain-containing protein, translating into MRIYIIDDDITVVKMLGNIIEDNDLGIVCGYALDGNKGLSEITALEPDIVLADLLMPEKDGISLAKEFKDKSERPAFIMISQVSSKSMISKAYSEGIDFFINKPINVIEVSNVIRNIVEKINYKKTLNNIQSLIYKDGSSNAVKIPADTRIKKIQLILNRLGMTGEKGEKEILAICNYLIVNDKTMSDLNIKDLCKILSPNSKNMEQRIRRAVSKGLTNIAYLGIEDYMNDIFIMYSNSLFNFEDVKTQMDMIRGKNKFGGKINIKKFIDGLLINS; encoded by the coding sequence ATGAGAATATACATTATTGATGATGATATTACAGTTGTAAAAATGCTTGGAAATATTATAGAGGATAACGATTTGGGCATTGTGTGCGGTTATGCCCTCGATGGAAATAAGGGACTGTCGGAAATTACTGCTCTTGAGCCGGATATTGTTTTGGCTGATTTACTAATGCCGGAAAAAGACGGAATATCTCTTGCAAAAGAATTTAAGGATAAAAGTGAAAGACCTGCATTTATAATGATATCTCAAGTATCTTCTAAAAGTATGATCAGCAAGGCATACTCGGAAGGTATAGACTTTTTTATCAATAAACCCATAAATGTGATAGAAGTAAGTAATGTTATAAGGAATATTGTGGAAAAAATTAATTATAAGAAGACGCTTAATAATATTCAAAGTTTAATATACAAGGACGGCAGTTCAAACGCGGTAAAAATACCTGCGGACACTAGAATAAAAAAAATACAGCTTATATTAAACAGATTGGGAATGACCGGAGAAAAAGGGGAAAAAGAAATATTGGCAATCTGCAATTACCTTATTGTAAATGATAAAACTATGTCTGATTTAAACATTAAGGATTTATGCAAAATACTGAGCCCTAATTCAAAAAACATGGAGCAAAGAATCAGACGTGCAGTATCTAAAGGTTTGACAAATATAGCCTACCTTGGAATAGAAGACTATATGAATGATATATTTATAATGTACTCCAACAGTCTTTTTAATTTTGAGGATGTAAAAACACAGATGGATATGATAAGAGGAAAAAATAAATTCGGAGGTAAAATAAATATTAAAAAATTTATAGATGGCCTGTTAATAAATAGCTAG
- a CDS encoding TAXI family TRAP transporter solute-binding subunit, which produces MKKRTTVFLSLLLVVFLIAGLTGCGTDTNSDTGEEPSTSAKQTFINIGTGGTAGTYFPLGGAFAEIWNKDIAGINATATSTGASVANVNLLKEGNVEVVIIQNDIASYAETGTVLFEGEPYPDIRGLCTLYSEPLQLVTTDESIKTVADLKGKRVAVGAIGSGVEANARQIIAAAGLDFEEDFDPKFLSFSEASTGLKDKQLDAAFLVAGVPTAAIVDLSTQNDVFVVPIDGEVAKNLMETYPFYTEFIIPAGTYKGQADDVQSLSVRAMLAVNANLDDELAYGMVKSIYENGDRITAAHNVGKDITMDTALDGIGITLHPGAQKYFDEQGIK; this is translated from the coding sequence ATGAAAAAAAGAACAACAGTTTTCTTAAGTCTATTGTTAGTAGTTTTTTTAATTGCAGGTTTAACCGGATGTGGAACAGATACTAATTCTGATACCGGGGAAGAACCTTCAACATCGGCTAAGCAGACATTCATAAATATCGGAACAGGCGGTACGGCAGGTACATACTTCCCTCTCGGCGGTGCATTCGCTGAAATCTGGAATAAAGACATAGCAGGCATCAATGCAACGGCAACAAGTACCGGCGCATCTGTAGCAAACGTTAACTTACTGAAAGAAGGAAATGTTGAAGTAGTAATAATACAAAATGACATTGCTTCTTATGCTGAAACAGGCACAGTTTTATTTGAAGGGGAACCTTATCCCGACATAAGAGGTTTATGTACATTGTACAGCGAACCCCTGCAATTGGTAACAACTGACGAAAGTATAAAAACAGTTGCTGATTTAAAGGGTAAGAGAGTAGCTGTTGGAGCGATAGGAAGTGGTGTTGAAGCGAATGCAAGACAAATCATAGCAGCAGCTGGGCTTGACTTTGAAGAAGATTTTGATCCGAAATTCCTGTCCTTCTCTGAAGCTTCAACCGGACTCAAGGATAAACAGCTAGATGCAGCATTCTTGGTTGCCGGAGTACCAACAGCAGCAATAGTTGATTTATCAACTCAGAATGATGTATTTGTTGTTCCCATAGACGGAGAAGTAGCTAAAAATCTTATGGAGACATACCCGTTCTACACTGAATTTATAATTCCTGCAGGAACATACAAGGGTCAGGCTGATGACGTTCAATCACTGTCTGTAAGAGCAATGCTTGCAGTAAATGCTAACCTGGATGATGAATTGGCATACGGCATGGTTAAATCCATATATGAAAACGGTGACAGAATTACTGCGGCACATAATGTAGGAAAAGACATAACTATGGATACAGCTCTGGACGGAATAGGAATAACCTTACATCCTGGAGCTCAAAAATACTTTGATGAGCAAGGTATAAAATAA
- a CDS encoding DUF1850 domain-containing protein — MKKTKSGFVIVGLLLAVAFLCIISILGVGKNKLLVIQNNTTGEKTEFYLKDDSFSLGYMHSVMKTPAEEFFRVNADNEIVLEKTVYESFGVGLPFLADKNDFEIKDDKFILYTDSVFKEINMIISPIPEHWLQIGDMKYELTNILKEKNCSITIYSHDDSVMKYLMSLLSNPY; from the coding sequence TTGAAAAAAACAAAGAGTGGATTTGTAATTGTTGGATTGCTGCTTGCAGTAGCTTTTTTGTGCATTATAAGCATACTTGGTGTGGGCAAAAACAAACTGCTGGTTATTCAGAACAATACAACAGGAGAAAAGACAGAATTTTATCTGAAGGACGATAGCTTCTCCTTAGGATACATGCATTCTGTTATGAAGACTCCTGCTGAAGAATTCTTCCGTGTAAATGCGGATAATGAAATTGTGCTGGAAAAAACAGTATACGAATCTTTTGGTGTTGGCCTGCCATTTTTAGCAGACAAGAACGATTTTGAAATTAAAGATGATAAATTCATTCTTTATACAGACTCTGTTTTTAAAGAAATAAACATGATTATATCGCCTATTCCGGAGCATTGGCTCCAAATAGGCGATATGAAGTATGAGTTAACAAATATATTAAAAGAAAAAAACTGCTCAATTACTATTTATTCGCATGATGATTCAGTAATGAAATATTTAATGTCGTTATTAAGCAATCCATACTAG
- a CDS encoding TRAP transporter permease has protein sequence MTEKIGNDIVKDIDEEVSQEEVDQILRKYDKGSDFRVLSGNANKIISMMLLGFSLFQLYTAIFLGMEPMILRSIHLAFGLSLIFLLYPASKKWPKDKLHPMDIITAVVVVIVCFYVVVFYKDLVYRAGRITDTDMIIGLMAVFLVLEAARRVIGLPMVIISVLFIIYAFLGPYIPGKLAHRGVSLNNFAQHIFFTTEGIMGLPIGVSSTFIFMFLLFGAYLEKTGMGEFFINLANSVSGSSPGGPAKVAVISSGCMGTLSGSSVANVVGTGSFTIPMMKRLGYRNEFSGAVEATASTGGQLMPPIMGAAAFLMAEITNTPYFTIIKAAAIPALLYYFGVWAGVHFEAKKLNLMGLPKDQIPKIGHVMKTRGHLIIPIIVVMYLLIQGFSPIRAALGAIVSTLICSSFTKDTRMSFKDIVEGLIKGAKSALTVVAACACAGIIIGVVTQTGLGLKMGSVIVGLAKGNLFMTLFFTMITSLILGIGVPTTANYVITSTIAAPALLLLGVDVIPAHMFVFYFGIIADVTPPVCLAAVAASGIAKSEPMSTGVQATRLAIAAFLIPYIFVHSPRLLMINTTPLLLIFDIATALVGITCIAIALTGFFKTRMSIIEKVLFAAGGLFLVLTKVHFVAIGIVLIALVYMLQKRKEQKISKSTT, from the coding sequence GTGACTGAAAAAATAGGCAATGATATTGTTAAAGACATAGATGAAGAAGTAAGCCAGGAAGAAGTCGATCAGATTCTCAGGAAGTACGATAAGGGATCAGATTTTAGAGTTCTGTCGGGAAATGCAAATAAAATTATTTCAATGATGCTTTTGGGCTTTTCTCTTTTTCAATTGTATACAGCAATTTTTCTGGGCATGGAACCTATGATATTGAGATCAATTCATCTTGCTTTTGGATTATCATTAATATTTTTACTTTATCCGGCAAGCAAGAAATGGCCCAAGGATAAACTTCATCCTATGGACATTATTACTGCTGTAGTTGTAGTTATTGTATGCTTCTATGTTGTTGTGTTTTATAAAGATTTGGTTTACAGGGCCGGTAGGATTACTGATACAGATATGATAATAGGGCTTATGGCGGTATTTTTGGTGTTGGAAGCTGCCCGAAGGGTAATAGGGCTTCCAATGGTTATTATCTCTGTTTTATTTATCATATATGCATTTTTAGGACCGTATATCCCAGGCAAACTTGCACATAGAGGAGTCAGTCTGAATAATTTTGCCCAGCATATATTTTTTACGACAGAAGGTATCATGGGACTTCCAATAGGTGTTTCTTCTACATTTATTTTTATGTTTTTGCTTTTTGGAGCATATCTTGAAAAGACCGGAATGGGAGAATTTTTTATAAATTTGGCAAACTCTGTTTCAGGGAGCTCTCCCGGGGGGCCTGCAAAAGTGGCAGTAATATCCAGTGGCTGCATGGGAACTTTATCTGGAAGTTCGGTTGCAAATGTTGTAGGAACGGGGAGCTTCACCATACCTATGATGAAAAGGCTTGGATACAGAAACGAGTTTTCCGGAGCTGTTGAAGCTACAGCATCAACAGGGGGACAGTTGATGCCTCCGATTATGGGTGCGGCTGCATTTCTTATGGCGGAAATAACAAACACGCCATATTTTACTATAATAAAGGCTGCTGCCATACCTGCGCTTCTGTATTACTTTGGCGTGTGGGCAGGAGTGCATTTTGAAGCAAAAAAATTAAATTTGATGGGATTGCCAAAAGACCAGATTCCAAAAATCGGTCACGTAATGAAAACAAGAGGCCATCTGATAATTCCTATAATTGTAGTTATGTACCTGTTAATACAGGGCTTCTCTCCTATAAGAGCTGCTCTAGGAGCAATTGTTTCCACGCTTATATGTTCATCGTTTACGAAGGACACAAGAATGTCCTTTAAGGATATTGTAGAAGGGTTGATAAAAGGTGCGAAAAGTGCACTTACAGTTGTGGCGGCATGTGCATGCGCCGGAATAATAATAGGTGTTGTAACACAAACGGGGCTTGGGCTTAAAATGGGATCGGTAATTGTAGGTCTGGCAAAGGGAAATTTATTTATGACACTGTTTTTTACAATGATAACTTCACTGATTCTGGGAATTGGTGTTCCAACTACTGCGAACTATGTTATTACATCCACTATAGCGGCTCCCGCATTACTTCTGCTGGGCGTTGATGTTATACCGGCACATATGTTTGTATTCTATTTCGGAATTATAGCAGACGTTACTCCTCCTGTTTGTCTGGCAGCAGTTGCAGCGTCAGGTATTGCGAAATCCGAACCAATGAGTACGGGCGTACAGGCAACGCGTCTAGCTATAGCCGCATTCCTGATACCGTATATATTTGTTCACAGCCCTCGTTTGCTTATGATAAATACGACACCATTATTGCTTATATTCGATATAGCTACGGCACTTGTGGGAATTACATGTATAGCAATTGCCTTAACTGGTTTTTTCAAAACTCGTATGTCAATTATTGAAAAAGTTTTATTTGCAGCAGGAGGTCTGTTTTTAGTGTTGACTAAGGTTCATTTTGTTGCTATAGGGATAGTGCTTATAGCTCTGGTATATATGCTGCAAAAAAGAAAGGAACAAAAAATTTCAAAAAGTACGACCTAA
- a CDS encoding DUF6873 family GME fold protein: protein MNPFIPNKKPRYVLIDYRAGDEIINYLKKLKIEPIKTLKCDDLQEPVNGHPDMVIHPVDYETFVIAPNVYDYYRNVLKDKGIKVIKGGKTLCRNYPEDIAYNVARIGRYAVHNTKHTDQVLKYYLEEADIEFIHVNQGYTKCSTSAVSDTKALTSDILIHEKLKSYNIDCMYINPELVLLEGYNHGFIGGCAGLINEKIFLLTGKIPDKNILITLKKFIQSAGYVYDEASNGQIIDLGSLIPII from the coding sequence ATGAATCCATTTATTCCTAATAAAAAGCCTCGCTATGTGCTTATTGACTACAGAGCAGGGGATGAAATAATTAATTATTTAAAAAAATTGAAGATAGAACCTATCAAGACACTAAAATGTGATGATTTACAGGAACCTGTGAACGGACATCCCGACATGGTAATTCATCCTGTGGATTATGAAACTTTTGTGATTGCTCCCAACGTTTACGACTATTACAGAAATGTTTTAAAGGACAAAGGAATAAAAGTTATTAAAGGTGGAAAAACTCTATGTAGAAACTATCCCGAGGATATCGCATATAATGTAGCAAGAATAGGGAGATATGCTGTGCACAACACTAAGCATACAGACCAGGTATTAAAGTATTATTTGGAAGAAGCAGACATTGAATTCATTCATGTTAATCAGGGATACACAAAATGTTCGACTTCAGCAGTAAGTGACACCAAAGCTTTGACATCAGACATACTGATACATGAAAAACTCAAATCATATAATATAGACTGTATGTATATAAACCCTGAGCTGGTTCTTCTTGAGGGCTATAATCACGGATTTATAGGAGGCTGTGCAGGTTTAATTAATGAAAAGATTTTCTTATTAACAGGTAAAATTCCTGATAAGAATATTTTAATCACATTAAAAAAATTTATCCAGTCAGCAGGATATGTATATGATGAAGCTTCAAATGGGCAAATAATAGATTTGGGATCTCTGATACCAATAATTTAA
- the ytxC gene encoding sporulation protein YtxC — MELLSLELNENENHEVFNNIKIITNLDESDINIEISSTDEGNIRIRYFTDNKASKKNYIEKITGRVTKLLIEYTKLESINLLKESYFYFDEEEVSAIIADIEDEIHNDIKIQLIVKNKFKEILERSNIINLNGFINFRLKFIKLYAAQVVERCIDSYLMKKEYMDFISIIKLISDAEEGEYDVANVIFSDQKLQIYDKNMKKITYFDNNAEFSAELDSKMTYDETVINLLLSVSPKKIIIHESKIDKKDKEALNTLEIIKKIFEGKIEICKGCKYCDLF, encoded by the coding sequence GTGGAGCTTTTATCATTAGAGTTAAATGAAAATGAAAATCATGAAGTGTTTAATAATATTAAGATTATCACAAATTTGGATGAAAGTGATATAAATATAGAAATATCATCTACAGATGAGGGAAATATAAGAATAAGATATTTCACGGATAACAAAGCTAGTAAAAAGAATTACATTGAAAAAATAACTGGAAGAGTAACGAAGCTGTTGATTGAGTATACAAAGCTCGAAAGTATAAATCTTTTAAAGGAAAGTTATTTTTATTTTGATGAAGAAGAAGTATCAGCCATTATTGCTGATATTGAGGATGAAATTCACAACGATATTAAAATTCAGCTCATCGTAAAAAATAAGTTTAAAGAAATACTTGAAAGATCAAACATAATAAATTTGAACGGATTCATTAACTTTAGGCTGAAATTTATTAAGCTATATGCCGCGCAGGTAGTTGAAAGATGTATTGACAGCTACCTTATGAAAAAAGAATACATGGACTTTATAAGCATCATAAAACTCATATCCGATGCGGAAGAGGGAGAATATGATGTGGCTAATGTAATCTTCAGTGACCAAAAACTTCAGATCTACGATAAAAATATGAAAAAAATAACATATTTTGATAATAATGCGGAATTTTCTGCGGAGCTTGACAGCAAGATGACATACGACGAGACGGTAATAAATTTATTGTTAAGCGTGTCTCCTAAGAAGATAATAATACACGAATCAAAGATAGATAAAAAGGATAAAGAAGCGCTTAATACATTGGAAATTATAAAGAAAATTTTTGAAGGCAAAATTGAAATATGCAAGGGTTGCAAATACTGTGATTTGTTTTAG
- a CDS encoding transposase, protein MPRQARVKSITGIYHIMLRGIDKRDIFLDNEDKLKFLESIEKAKEKGKFNVLGFCLMDNHVHMLLKEYEEIGTSIKRITVGYVGWHNKKHDRTGHLFQNRYMSEPVNTEEYLVTVLRYIHQNPVKARIVTSVKDYKWSSYGFYYLFYNGQKTIIDGTLIENYFGTFEEFSRYMNTVNDDECLEAKTVKHNTDNKLTKIITDKYKVINLPELPFDKKKAIIKDIYIMENTSIRQLSRVFGMGKSIVEKVLKKDE, encoded by the coding sequence ATGCCCAGACAAGCAAGGGTAAAAAGCATTACCGGAATATACCATATTATGCTGAGAGGAATTGACAAACGAGATATATTTTTAGATAATGAGGATAAGTTAAAGTTTCTGGAAAGCATTGAAAAAGCTAAGGAAAAGGGTAAGTTTAATGTGCTTGGATTTTGCTTAATGGATAACCATGTTCATATGCTGCTGAAAGAATATGAGGAGATTGGAACAAGCATTAAGCGTATAACGGTAGGCTATGTTGGATGGCACAATAAAAAGCACGATAGAACAGGTCATTTATTTCAGAACAGATATATGAGTGAGCCTGTAAATACTGAAGAGTACTTGGTGACGGTATTAAGATACATTCATCAAAATCCGGTAAAGGCAAGAATTGTAACATCTGTGAAAGATTATAAATGGAGCAGTTACGGATTTTATTATTTATTTTACAATGGACAAAAAACAATAATAGATGGAACATTAATTGAAAATTATTTTGGGACATTTGAGGAATTCAGCAGATATATGAATACAGTCAATGATGATGAGTGCCTTGAAGCAAAGACAGTAAAGCATAATACGGATAACAAGCTGACAAAAATAATAACTGATAAATATAAGGTTATAAATTTGCCGGAATTGCCTTTTGACAAGAAAAAAGCAATTATTAAGGATATTTATATCATGGAGAATACAAGTATTCGGCAATTAAGCAGAGTTTTTGGCATGGGGAAGTCAATTGTTGAAAAGGTGCTAAAAAAAGACGAATGA